One window of the Methylovirgula sp. HY1 genome contains the following:
- a CDS encoding HD domain-containing protein, with amino-acid sequence MRDFQSRIEGARRLQATWFAQRNLVEALNRALDSIGFSEAYVAECVGLGERRPDKKKAIKDLVWGMMEFDGAAMRLIDSPILQRLRHIRQLGFSYLTYASAEHSRFPHSIGMAHVVTRFAASIERNKEGIPGEMQPDLDGFKSIKDLGGLTIDDLVHAALLHDVGHLPFSHAAENAVEASRDLFRFGGASYEDFKDRAEYFLKGQLSLSEAISLLVVLSPRFVEFYTKYVQRQSDLESPLRLACLIAGQRVLDNCGNIQDIISSSSVDADKIDYVNRDASECGIPIGVDVSRVFLGSSLVGLQAKKSEELGYSPDDRFVFALNASGWDTFDEIIRARSTLYQRVYLHAVTRTAEALFARALKINAIWVSETEKDTELSDVISLWAQHDDSVIDNLARVDNLEVRRLGAALRDRRLPKKACALGASVFSMQVPIKFVLPKVFGGPAHVSEEAFITKLVVNPFLRNYTRGHEDAVDSVEFENQTKDEAHLICERLNDVDSSLVPLGELENVVLIAIAALDERKTEAPVFQHGELLSADVFTNVRGVSDASDYFRQIGYVMAPFEWRELVCVAVRSVLYRRSLSYQVINFDASDGSDGGTKTYSAFPLTLLDIEGIVRRTGLSRTRLTRVMDALSTTDYFNTHPILARRTPPNRVSDLDNRYGKFSGEDGWSIGNSSIAAFVDQFPPRLRGGLIECLGRGAYLDRAEIVQKLTRTVRDFLSSEKINVSLVPLSISSSGDVWSGLRTSLSNDERVSFHTTLSAALEHTDDSCCIILVDDNAASGIQSASQLYAYSGKVRGEWPVDLRNESTLLDNLSFELWSRLQARKLAIAVAVGHQTARDRLSATALDLGLTQFRGLFSSEQIGANVVWPAELRSFLEQVGRDLIAYDRWNGAYEGLSSEQQQICENHAFGYGAFGGLTILASTVPTSTVTALWLPGFWQGRPWIPLAIRWGRLNKVTFA; translated from the coding sequence ATGAGAGATTTTCAATCTCGTATTGAAGGCGCGCGGCGCCTGCAAGCAACATGGTTCGCGCAGCGAAACCTCGTCGAGGCCTTGAATCGGGCGTTAGACAGTATCGGGTTTTCAGAAGCCTACGTTGCCGAATGCGTCGGCCTGGGCGAGCGGCGTCCCGACAAGAAAAAAGCTATCAAGGATTTAGTTTGGGGCATGATGGAATTTGACGGCGCTGCAATGCGTCTGATCGATTCTCCAATCCTTCAACGGCTCAGACATATAAGGCAATTGGGTTTCAGCTATCTGACCTATGCCTCCGCAGAGCATTCTCGTTTCCCTCACTCTATTGGTATGGCGCATGTCGTTACGCGTTTTGCGGCGTCCATTGAACGTAATAAGGAGGGCATTCCTGGTGAGATGCAGCCTGATCTTGACGGATTTAAATCCATCAAGGATTTAGGAGGTCTGACAATCGATGATCTCGTTCATGCGGCGCTTCTGCATGACGTTGGTCATCTTCCTTTCTCGCATGCGGCCGAAAACGCAGTTGAAGCGAGTAGGGATCTATTTCGATTTGGTGGTGCATCTTACGAAGACTTCAAAGACAGAGCCGAGTATTTTCTAAAAGGGCAACTCTCGCTGTCGGAAGCGATATCGTTGCTCGTAGTTTTGTCTCCCCGATTTGTGGAATTTTATACAAAATACGTTCAGCGGCAGTCCGATTTAGAATCTCCCTTGCGGTTGGCTTGCTTGATCGCTGGCCAGCGCGTGTTGGATAATTGTGGAAATATTCAGGATATCATTTCCTCATCTTCGGTCGATGCCGACAAGATCGATTATGTCAATCGAGATGCGTCGGAATGCGGGATTCCGATCGGTGTCGACGTGTCACGGGTTTTTCTCGGCAGCAGCCTGGTTGGCCTGCAAGCAAAGAAATCTGAAGAGCTGGGTTACAGTCCCGATGATCGTTTCGTGTTTGCGCTCAATGCGTCCGGATGGGATACATTCGACGAGATTATTCGGGCGCGTTCGACGTTATATCAACGTGTCTACCTGCACGCCGTGACGAGAACAGCGGAGGCCTTATTTGCTCGAGCTCTGAAAATTAATGCCATCTGGGTCAGCGAGACCGAGAAGGACACTGAGCTTTCAGATGTGATCTCTCTATGGGCTCAACATGATGATTCAGTAATCGATAATCTGGCGCGCGTAGATAACCTCGAAGTTCGTCGTCTAGGTGCGGCCCTCCGTGACAGACGTCTTCCCAAAAAAGCGTGTGCTCTCGGGGCAAGCGTTTTTTCGATGCAGGTCCCAATCAAGTTTGTGCTTCCGAAGGTCTTTGGCGGTCCAGCACATGTGAGCGAAGAAGCGTTTATCACCAAGCTCGTCGTAAATCCATTTTTGCGGAACTACACGAGAGGGCATGAAGACGCGGTTGATAGCGTCGAATTCGAGAACCAGACGAAAGACGAGGCGCATCTGATTTGCGAGCGATTGAACGATGTTGATTCGTCCCTTGTGCCGCTTGGTGAGCTTGAAAACGTCGTTTTAATTGCGATCGCTGCTTTGGACGAGCGGAAGACGGAGGCTCCGGTTTTTCAGCACGGTGAATTGTTATCGGCTGACGTCTTTACTAACGTGCGTGGCGTCAGTGATGCCTCTGATTACTTTAGGCAGATTGGCTATGTTATGGCGCCGTTCGAGTGGCGAGAGCTTGTTTGCGTTGCGGTCCGTTCGGTGTTGTATCGGCGTTCGCTGTCTTATCAGGTTATTAATTTTGATGCGTCTGACGGATCAGATGGTGGGACAAAGACCTATTCTGCCTTTCCTCTAACGTTGCTGGATATTGAAGGAATTGTGCGAAGGACCGGTCTCTCAAGAACGAGGTTGACTCGTGTCATGGATGCACTTTCCACAACAGACTATTTCAATACTCATCCGATCTTGGCGCGGCGAACACCACCCAATCGAGTTTCGGACCTCGATAACCGATATGGAAAATTTTCCGGTGAGGATGGCTGGTCGATAGGTAATTCATCTATTGCCGCGTTCGTCGATCAGTTTCCGCCCAGGCTTCGAGGCGGTTTGATTGAGTGTCTCGGAAGGGGAGCTTACTTAGACAGGGCAGAAATTGTCCAGAAGCTCACTCGAACTGTCCGTGATTTTTTGAGTTCTGAGAAGATCAATGTTTCGCTTGTGCCATTGTCGATTAGCAGCTCTGGAGACGTATGGAGCGGCCTCCGGACGTCATTGAGCAATGACGAGAGAGTTAGTTTTCACACAACGCTAAGCGCCGCACTCGAACACACTGATGATAGCTGCTGCATTATTTTGGTAGATGATAATGCAGCTTCCGGTATTCAATCTGCTTCGCAATTATATGCCTACAGTGGAAAGGTTCGCGGCGAATGGCCGGTTGATCTGCGAAATGAATCGACCCTTTTAGACAATTTGTCTTTTGAATTGTGGAGCCGATTGCAAGCGCGTAAGCTTGCGATTGCAGTTGCCGTCGGGCATCAAACAGCACGGGACCGCTTATCCGCCACGGCGCTGGATTTGGGTTTGACTCAATTTCGAGGCCTATTCTCCTCCGAACAAATTGGCGCTAACGTAGTGTGGCCAGCCGAGTTGCGCAGCTTCCTGGAACAGGTTGGGCGGGATTTAATCGCGTATGATCGGTGGAATGGGGCCTACGAAGGTCTTTCGTCCGAGCAACAGCAGATATGTGAGAACCATGCCTTCGGGTACGGTGCTTTTGGCGGTTTGACGATCCTGGCGTCCACTGTGCCGACGTCAACGGTAACCGCTCTCTGGCTGCCGGGTTTTTGGCAAGGACGGCCCTGGATCCCTCTTGCGATCCGTTGGGGCCGTTTGAACAAGGTCACGTTTGCCTGA
- a CDS encoding vitamin B12-dependent ribonucleotide reductase — MRIERRYTTAGHSPYEAIEFRTTRSEIRNPDGSLVFALDGIDVPAAWSQVAADVLAQKYFRKAGVPARLKRVEEPNVPSFLWRSVADLTALEPLPKAERYGSEISAREVFDRLAGAWTYWGWKGQYFDGEEDAAAFCDELRYMLAAQMAAPNSPQWFNTGLHWAYGIDGPSQGHFYVDFESGKLVKSKSAYEHPQPHACFIQSVADDLVNEGGIMDLWVREARLFKYGSGTGSNFSKLRGENEKLSGGGKSSGLMSFLKIGDRAAGAIKSGGTTRRAAKMVVVDVDHPDIEAYIDWKVKEEEKVAALVTGSKIVKKALKAILRACVNCQGPDDACFDPEKNPALKKEIKLARRAYVPDGMIRKIIQFARQGFKDIAFETFTTDWDSEAYLTVSGQNSNNSVRVTDTFLRAVEEDGDWALTRRLDGKPHKTLKARDLWDKIGYAAWASADPGLQYHTTINDWHTCPAAGPIVASNPCSEYMFLDDTACNLASLNLLQFRNRETKIFDIPSYEHAVRLWTVVLEISVLMAQFPSKEIAKLSYEYRTLGLGYANVGGLLMSSGIGYDSDEGRAICGALSAIMTGICYATSAEMAKERGAFLHFADNREAMLRVMRNHRRAARGEAAGYEQLAIAPVPLDHAALPDPALGRHAIAAWEQAVALGEQHGYRNAQVSVVAPTGTIGLVMDCDTTGIEPDFALVKFKKLAGGGYFKIINRAVPEGLRALGYRESEIAEIEAYAVGHASLRQAPAINSTSLKARGFTDEKLAELEKTLASAFDIKFVFNKWTLGADFLVHHLKVPEEKLDDPNFDLLSFLGYAKAEIDAANIHVCGAMTVEGAPHLKLEHYSVFDCANPCGRTGKRYLSVDSHIRIMAAAQPFISGAISKTINMPNDASVEDCKEAYMLSWRLALKANALYRDGSKLSQPLNSQLIADEEEDGEEMAETLMAQNMPARTTVVAEKIVERIVERIERDRQRERLPDRRKGYTQKAVVGGHKVYLRTGEYQDGRIGEIFIDMHKEGAAFRSLMNNFAIAISVGLQYGVPLEEYVDAFTFTRFEPAGLVQGNDVIKNATSILDYVFRELAISYLGRNDLAHIDPSDIGHDVLGKGEEQSRAPQGAASSATKLVSSGFVRGKPTDKLMLVTTAPQAAGTQGATALKKDLEFEVESELGSFDWSMPGERASVASRRSEARMKGYTGESCPECNNFTLVRNGTCLKCDTCGSTTGCS; from the coding sequence ATGCGGATCGAACGGCGCTATACGACAGCAGGACACTCGCCTTATGAAGCCATCGAGTTCCGCACGACTCGTAGCGAGATTCGCAATCCGGATGGCTCGCTCGTCTTCGCCCTCGATGGAATCGATGTGCCGGCCGCCTGGAGCCAGGTCGCGGCCGATGTTCTGGCGCAAAAATATTTCCGCAAGGCCGGCGTACCGGCGCGGCTGAAGCGCGTCGAGGAGCCGAACGTCCCGAGCTTTCTCTGGCGCAGCGTGGCGGATCTGACGGCGCTCGAGCCTTTGCCCAAGGCGGAGCGCTATGGTTCCGAGATTTCCGCCCGCGAGGTTTTCGATCGTCTCGCCGGCGCTTGGACCTATTGGGGCTGGAAAGGCCAATATTTCGACGGCGAAGAGGATGCCGCGGCCTTTTGCGATGAATTGCGCTACATGCTGGCGGCGCAGATGGCGGCGCCCAATTCGCCGCAATGGTTCAACACCGGCCTCCATTGGGCCTATGGCATAGACGGGCCGAGCCAGGGCCATTTCTATGTCGATTTCGAATCGGGCAAGCTCGTCAAATCGAAATCGGCTTACGAGCATCCGCAGCCGCATGCCTGTTTCATCCAGTCTGTCGCCGACGACCTCGTCAACGAAGGCGGCATCATGGATCTTTGGGTGCGCGAGGCGCGCCTATTCAAATATGGCTCCGGCACCGGCTCGAATTTCTCGAAATTGCGCGGCGAGAACGAGAAGCTTTCCGGCGGCGGCAAATCCTCCGGCCTGATGTCCTTCCTGAAGATCGGCGACCGCGCGGCGGGCGCGATCAAATCCGGCGGCACGACACGCCGCGCCGCCAAAATGGTCGTCGTCGATGTCGATCACCCCGACATCGAGGCCTATATCGATTGGAAGGTGAAGGAGGAGGAGAAGGTCGCCGCCCTCGTCACCGGCTCCAAGATCGTGAAAAAGGCGCTGAAGGCGATTCTGCGCGCCTGTGTCAATTGCCAGGGGCCGGACGACGCCTGCTTCGATCCGGAAAAAAACCCGGCCTTGAAGAAAGAGATCAAGCTCGCCCGCCGCGCTTATGTGCCGGACGGCATGATCCGCAAGATCATCCAATTCGCCCGCCAAGGCTTCAAGGACATCGCCTTCGAGACCTTCACGACCGATTGGGATTCGGAAGCCTATCTCACCGTCTCCGGCCAGAATTCCAACAATTCGGTCCGCGTCACCGATACTTTTCTGCGCGCCGTTGAAGAGGATGGTGATTGGGCTTTGACGCGCCGCCTCGACGGCAAGCCGCATAAGACGCTCAAGGCGCGCGATCTGTGGGACAAGATCGGCTATGCGGCCTGGGCCTCGGCCGATCCAGGCCTGCAATATCACACGACGATCAATGATTGGCACACCTGCCCGGCGGCGGGTCCGATCGTCGCGTCGAACCCCTGTTCCGAATATATGTTCCTCGACGATACGGCCTGCAATCTTGCGTCGCTGAACCTGCTGCAATTCCGCAATCGCGAAACCAAGATCTTCGACATTCCCTCCTATGAACATGCCGTGCGGCTCTGGACGGTCGTTCTCGAAATCTCGGTGCTGATGGCGCAATTTCCGTCGAAGGAGATTGCCAAGCTGTCTTATGAATATCGCACGCTCGGCCTCGGCTATGCCAATGTCGGCGGCCTCTTGATGTCGTCGGGCATCGGCTATGATTCGGACGAAGGCCGCGCGATCTGCGGCGCGCTTTCAGCCATCATGACCGGCATTTGCTATGCCACTTCGGCCGAAATGGCGAAGGAGCGCGGCGCCTTCCTGCATTTTGCCGACAACCGAGAGGCAATGCTGCGCGTCATGCGCAATCATCGCCGCGCCGCGCGGGGCGAGGCAGCGGGCTATGAACAGCTCGCCATAGCGCCAGTGCCGCTCGATCATGCCGCCCTACCCGATCCGGCCCTCGGCCGTCACGCGATCGCCGCCTGGGAACAGGCCGTCGCGCTCGGCGAGCAGCATGGCTATCGCAATGCGCAAGTCAGCGTCGTCGCGCCGACCGGCACCATCGGCCTGGTGATGGATTGCGACACGACCGGCATCGAGCCCGATTTCGCGCTCGTCAAATTCAAGAAGCTCGCCGGCGGCGGCTATTTCAAGATCATCAACCGCGCCGTGCCGGAAGGCCTCAGGGCGCTCGGCTATCGCGAATCGGAGATCGCCGAGATCGAGGCCTATGCGGTCGGCCATGCGTCGCTGCGGCAGGCGCCGGCGATCAATTCGACGAGCCTGAAGGCGCGCGGCTTCACCGACGAGAAGCTCGCCGAACTCGAAAAGACGCTGGCCTCGGCCTTCGACATTAAATTCGTCTTCAACAAATGGACGCTCGGCGCCGACTTCCTCGTCCATCATCTCAAAGTGCCGGAAGAAAAGCTCGACGATCCGAATTTCGATCTTCTGTCTTTCCTCGGCTATGCGAAAGCCGAGATCGACGCCGCCAATATCCATGTCTGCGGTGCCATGACGGTCGAAGGTGCGCCGCATCTGAAGCTCGAACATTATTCCGTTTTCGACTGCGCCAATCCCTGCGGGCGCACCGGCAAGCGCTATCTCTCCGTCGACAGCCATATCCGCATCATGGCGGCGGCGCAGCCCTTCATCTCCGGCGCGATCTCGAAGACGATCAATATGCCGAATGATGCCTCGGTCGAGGATTGCAAGGAGGCTTACATGCTCTCCTGGCGCCTCGCGCTGAAGGCCAATGCGCTTTATCGCGACGGCTCGAAACTCTCGCAGCCGTTGAACAGCCAGCTCATCGCCGACGAAGAGGAAGACGGCGAAGAGATGGCCGAGACGCTGATGGCGCAGAACATGCCTGCGCGCACCACTGTCGTCGCCGAAAAAATCGTCGAGCGAATCGTCGAGCGGATCGAACGCGACCGCCAGCGCGAGCGCCTGCCCGATCGGCGCAAAGGCTATACGCAAAAGGCGGTGGTCGGCGGCCATAAGGTCTATCTGCGCACCGGCGAATATCAGGACGGGCGCATCGGCGAGATCTTCATCGACATGCATAAGGAAGGCGCCGCTTTCCGGTCGCTGATGAATAATTTCGCCATCGCGATTTCGGTCGGCCTGCAATATGGCGTGCCGCTCGAAGAATATGTCGATGCCTTCACCTTCACGCGCTTCGAGCCGGCCGGTCTCGTGCAAGGCAATGACGTGATCAAGAATGCAACCTCGATCCTCGATTACGTCTTCCGCGAATTGGCGATCTCCTATCTCGGCCGCAATGATCTCGCTCATATCGATCCCTCCGACATCGGCCATGACGTGCTGGGCAAGGGCGAGGAACAGAGCCGGGCGCCACAAGGCGCGGCATCGTCTGCGACCAAACTCGTCTCGTCGGGCTTCGTGCGGGGAAAACCGACCGACAAGCTGATGCTGGTGACGACCGCACCGCAAGCCGCCGGCACGCAAGGCGCAACCGCGTTGAAGAAGGATCTCGAATTCGAAGTCGAGTCCGAATTGGGTTCGTTCGATTGGTCGATGCCGGGCGAACGCGCGAGCGTCGCGAGCCGGCGCAGCGAAGCGCGGATGAAAGGCTATACGGGCGAATCCTGCCCCGAGTGCAATAATTTTACGCTGGTGAGAAACGGCACGTGCCTCAAGTGCGACACTTGCGGTTCAACAACCGGGTGCTCATAA
- a CDS encoding NADH:ubiquinone oxidoreductase subunit NDUFA12 yields MQWLVRFFTWWNGATLSTLLYTRLKGELVGNDQYGNAYYRTRGGRLDPALGFERRWVIYAGVAEGSMTPPGWYGWLHHTVDVPPTAEGYRPRAWELPYQPNMTGTPLAWRPPGSTLASGVRPPATGDYEAWSPNR; encoded by the coding sequence ATGCAATGGCTCGTCCGCTTCTTTACCTGGTGGAACGGTGCGACCCTCAGCACGCTCCTCTACACGAGGCTCAAGGGCGAATTGGTGGGCAATGACCAATATGGCAATGCCTATTACCGCACCCGTGGCGGAAGGCTCGATCCGGCGCTCGGTTTCGAGCGGCGCTGGGTAATTTATGCCGGCGTCGCGGAAGGCTCGATGACGCCGCCCGGCTGGTACGGCTGGTTGCATCATACGGTCGATGTGCCGCCGACAGCCGAGGGTTATCGGCCGCGCGCGTGGGAATTGCCGTATCAGCCCAATATGACCGGCACGCCGCTGGCTTGGCGGCCGCCGGGCTCGACCTTGGCCTCGGGTGTTCGGCCGCCGGCGACGGGCGATTACGAAGCCTGGTCGCCCAACCGGTGA
- the purN gene encoding phosphoribosylglycinamide formyltransferase → MSARKRTAILISGRGSNMSALIEAARSPDYPADIVLVLSNRAEAQGLAYARERGIATAVIDHKIYAGREEFEKSMQVLLDLHHIEIICLAGFLRVLTPAFVQHWEGRLLNIHPSLLPAYRGLDTHARALADGVKIHGCTVHFVAPALDEGPIIAQAAVAVLDDDTPDTLAARVLTQEHVIFPAALAAVAGGHLQIKDNRVVFDHAKPEPPALRVPADGMLDP, encoded by the coding sequence ATGAGCGCGCGCAAACGCACGGCCATTCTGATCTCCGGGCGCGGCTCGAATATGAGCGCCTTGATCGAGGCCGCGCGCAGCCCGGACTATCCCGCCGATATCGTGCTTGTTCTGTCAAATCGCGCGGAGGCGCAGGGTCTCGCTTATGCCAGAGAGCGTGGCATCGCGACGGCAGTGATCGACCATAAGATCTATGCCGGCCGCGAGGAGTTCGAAAAATCCATGCAAGTGCTGCTCGATCTGCATCATATCGAGATCATCTGCCTTGCCGGTTTCCTCCGCGTTCTGACGCCGGCCTTCGTGCAGCATTGGGAGGGGCGACTTCTCAACATCCACCCTTCCCTATTACCCGCCTATCGCGGCCTCGACACCCATGCGCGCGCGCTTGCCGATGGGGTCAAGATTCACGGCTGCACCGTGCATTTCGTCGCACCCGCCTTGGACGAAGGTCCGATCATCGCGCAAGCCGCCGTTGCCGTGCTCGACGATGACACGCCAGACACTCTGGCAGCGCGAGTCCTGACCCAAGAACATGTCATCTTTCCTGCTGCGCTGGCGGCTGTCGCGGGCGGGCATCTCCAGATCAAAGACAACCGCGTCGTTTTCGACCATGCGAAACCGGAACCGCCGGCGCTGCGCGTTCCGGCCGATGGCATGCTTGATCCTTGA
- a CDS encoding OsmC family protein: MHHYKIHVGWSDKAGTAAYSAYKRDHVLHIDGKPDLAMSADPTFRGDLARHNPEELLVASLSSCHMLWYLALCAMHRISVTAYEDNATGTLTEAEGGRFVEVTLNPKVTLATGDAEKARQLHEIAHQKCFVANSVNFPVAVMPEIITA, encoded by the coding sequence ATGCACCACTATAAGATCCATGTCGGATGGTCGGATAAGGCGGGCACCGCCGCTTATTCTGCCTATAAGCGCGATCATGTTCTGCACATAGATGGCAAGCCGGATCTTGCAATGTCCGCCGATCCGACTTTCCGCGGCGATTTAGCAAGGCATAATCCCGAGGAATTGCTCGTCGCTTCGCTGTCCTCCTGCCACATGCTCTGGTATCTCGCGCTTTGCGCTATGCATCGCATTAGCGTTACCGCCTATGAAGACAATGCCACTGGGACGCTCACGGAAGCGGAAGGCGGGCGATTCGTCGAAGTGACGCTCAATCCGAAAGTCACGCTCGCGACGGGCGATGCCGAAAAGGCGCGGCAGCTTCACGAGATCGCGCATCAAAAATGCTTCGTCGCCAATTCCGTGAATTTTCCAGTGGCCGTCATGCCGGAGATCATCACGGCTTAA
- the istA gene encoding IS21 family transposase, translated as MALLSVIRRWHFREHLSIREISRRTGLSRNTVRKYLRSGDVEPKFKVPERPSKLDAFADRLSAWLKTEANKPRKQKRTLKQLHADLTGLGYDGSYNRVAAFARDWKAARQRELQTSGRGTFVPLSFEPGEAFQFDWSEDWAIIGNERTKLQVAHTKLSYSRAFVVRAYLLQTHEMLFDAHNHAFRAFGGVPRRGIYDNMKTAIDKVGRGKERDVNARFLAMASHYLFEPEFCNPASGWEKGQVEKNVQDARHRLWQPIPRFASLDALNEWLENRCKELWRQTSHGRLHGTIADIWAEEAPALMAVSRPFDGFVEYTKRVSPTCLIHLERNRYSVPASLANRPVSLRVYPEKIVVAAEGQLICEHRRIIDRSHDGPGQTVYDWRHYLAVVQRKPGALRNGAPFVELPDAFRMLQQQLLRKPGGDREMVDILALVLQHDEQAVLSAVELALEAGVPTKTHVLNLLHRLIDGKPVVPPTVDAPQALTLTKEPKANVERYDALRETAETRHAS; from the coding sequence ATGGCGTTATTGAGCGTGATTAGACGCTGGCATTTTCGAGAGCATCTATCGATCCGAGAAATTTCGCGTCGGACCGGCCTGTCGCGGAACACCGTCCGCAAATATCTGCGTTCGGGCGACGTGGAACCGAAGTTCAAGGTCCCGGAGCGGCCGAGCAAGCTTGACGCCTTCGCCGACCGATTGTCGGCCTGGCTGAAAACGGAGGCCAACAAGCCGCGCAAGCAGAAGCGCACACTCAAGCAGTTGCATGCCGATCTGACCGGCCTCGGCTATGACGGCTCTTACAATCGAGTTGCGGCCTTCGCGCGGGATTGGAAAGCTGCGCGACAGAGGGAACTGCAAACGTCGGGTCGCGGGACCTTCGTGCCGCTGTCATTTGAACCGGGCGAAGCATTCCAGTTCGATTGGTCCGAGGACTGGGCGATCATCGGCAATGAGCGCACCAAGTTGCAGGTGGCTCATACGAAGCTGAGCTACAGCCGGGCTTTCGTCGTGCGCGCCTATCTCCTGCAGACGCATGAGATGCTGTTCGACGCGCACAATCACGCCTTCCGGGCCTTTGGCGGGGTGCCCCGGCGCGGCATCTACGACAACATGAAGACTGCCATCGACAAGGTCGGACGTGGGAAGGAGCGCGATGTCAACGCGCGCTTCCTGGCAATGGCCAGCCACTATCTGTTTGAACCCGAGTTCTGCAATCCGGCATCCGGCTGGGAGAAGGGACAGGTTGAGAAGAACGTCCAGGATGCACGTCATAGACTCTGGCAGCCCATCCCACGCTTTGCCTCGCTCGATGCCCTGAACGAATGGCTGGAGAACCGCTGCAAGGAGCTCTGGCGGCAGACGTCGCACGGGCGATTGCATGGAACGATCGCTGACATCTGGGCCGAGGAGGCCCCGGCTCTCATGGCGGTGTCACGCCCTTTCGATGGCTTCGTCGAATACACCAAACGGGTCTCACCGACCTGCCTCATCCATCTGGAGCGCAACCGCTACAGCGTTCCGGCCTCCCTCGCCAACCGCCCGGTGAGCCTACGTGTTTACCCGGAGAAGATCGTTGTCGCCGCCGAAGGCCAGCTGATCTGCGAGCATCGCCGCATCATCGACCGTTCTCATGATGGGCCGGGCCAGACGGTCTATGACTGGCGGCATTATCTGGCTGTCGTTCAGCGCAAGCCTGGCGCGCTTCGCAATGGCGCTCCTTTTGTCGAGCTGCCGGATGCCTTCAGAATGTTACAACAGCAGCTTCTCAGGAAGCCGGGTGGCGATCGCGAGATGGTCGACATCCTGGCGCTTGTCCTCCAGCACGACGAGCAGGCTGTGCTCTCGGCCGTCGAGCTGGCCCTGGAGGCAGGCGTTCCGACGAAGACGCATGTGCTGAATCTGCTTCATAGGCTGATCGACGGCAAACCCGTCGTCCCACCAACCGTCGATGCGCCTCAGGCTTTGACGCTCACCAAGGAGCCGAAGGCCAATGTCGAACGCTACGACGCCTTGAGAGAAACAGCGGAGACGCGCCATGCATCATAA
- a CDS encoding N-6 DNA methylase: protein MNPRHAIDLGSGPGCLSSAIAERWKKCQIITVDIDAYVQTEIAGGRGRHNHYILDALDPELPYHLLDSHHKVDLAVSNPPYGSVAKFKGAAEILSAAGLPKIRNLSAECGAEIVFLGQSLRLIRDGGQAGLIVPDGLITGRAMCDLRMALATQHTIDAVVQLPRRSFLRTEAQAFILMLSKIPGGRRPIVLKKYDADGTIFPPIYLNPREAFRRLDYDFHAQQGLFEQSIRLGDLGVEIVRGILNSAQRTDGAFHTSDFPEKPGRIFLPGSKGEDSVSKHSAKTGDILLARIHRNLERKVCLVAGGTAVLTDCVYRIRAPLKLRGRLFKFLRSPAGQLALASVARGTGARMISKSELLNLQIPLLS, encoded by the coding sequence GTGAATCCGCGCCATGCCATTGATCTCGGATCTGGCCCTGGCTGCCTTTCATCCGCAATCGCTGAACGCTGGAAAAAATGCCAGATTATTACTGTCGACATCGACGCATACGTTCAAACAGAGATCGCCGGCGGTCGCGGTCGCCACAACCATTATATACTTGACGCTCTTGACCCAGAACTCCCATACCACCTGCTTGACTCACACCACAAAGTCGATCTCGCCGTTTCCAACCCGCCATACGGAAGCGTGGCCAAATTCAAGGGCGCAGCGGAGATTTTATCAGCGGCAGGTCTTCCTAAAATCCGAAATCTTTCCGCCGAATGCGGAGCGGAAATAGTATTTCTAGGACAAAGTCTGCGTCTCATCCGCGACGGCGGCCAAGCAGGGCTAATCGTTCCTGACGGTTTGATCACCGGCCGGGCGATGTGCGATCTGCGGATGGCTCTCGCTACCCAGCACACAATCGACGCCGTGGTTCAATTGCCGCGCCGGTCGTTTCTGCGAACGGAAGCCCAAGCCTTCATCCTCATGTTATCAAAAATCCCCGGCGGCCGTAGGCCTATCGTTCTTAAAAAATACGATGCCGATGGCACCATCTTCCCACCAATCTATCTCAATCCGCGTGAAGCGTTCCGCCGATTAGATTACGATTTTCATGCACAACAAGGATTATTCGAACAAAGCATTCGCCTGGGAGACCTTGGCGTCGAGATCGTTCGCGGTATTCTCAATTCCGCCCAACGAACGGATGGCGCCTTCCATACGTCTGATTTCCCAGAGAAGCCCGGACGAATTTTTCTGCCCGGAAGCAAAGGTGAAGACAGTGTATCGAAACACTCGGCAAAAACAGGCGATATTCTTCTCGCTAGGATCCATCGCAATCTCGAACGAAAGGTCTGCCTTGTGGCTGGAGGAACTGCCGTTCTCACAGACTGTGTTTATCGAATTCGTGCACCTCTTAAACTAAGGGGCCGACTGTTCAAATTTCTCCGGTCTCCCGCTGGGCAACTGGCACTAGCATCGGTTGCACGGGGGACTGGCGCACGTATGATAAGCAAATCAGAGTTGCTAAACTTGCAGATCCCCTTATTGTCATGA